Part of the Henckelia pumila isolate YLH828 chromosome 2, ASM3356847v2, whole genome shotgun sequence genome is shown below.
AGGAAATTTTGAGAATATCGACAAATTAGTAAtatttcttctttacaaaatttTGTCGAAGCACATTTGGAAACCTATTTTCAGGGGAATGGATACTAGAAGCCGGAGCCCTTGTATTGGCAGATGGAGGTCTTTGTTGCATAGATGAATTTGATAGGTACAACCTCTCATATTAAGTTTATTTTCTGATAGATCCGAATGCTAGTGATTTTGCATAAGAGCTTGGGAATGATCTCTTGATGTTGGTAGTTGGGACAAAAGCTAAAAACAACAATTTTGAGGACAAAATCCAATTCTTGAATAATTAGATTTAAAATTTCTAATGCGTATATTGAATTTCAATTTTAGTGCCATTTTCTCCATTTAAACTCATTTTCCACCTTTGACAATGAAACAGACTTCCTCTCTTTTTGTTTGGTCCATTTTGGTTTGATTGGATACCTATGCAGTACTTGCAACATTCTGTTGAATGTATTATTTTTCACAAGATAATCATGCTCAAGCTTCCCACTAACACTTATTTGCTAGTATGAGGGAACATGATAGGGCAACCATTCATGAAGCTATGGAGCAACAAACAATAAGTGTAGCCAAGGTATTTTTTAAGTTCCAGGCTGCTGCAAAGGGTTCTTGCATAATACGTTTTTATGacattaaaatttattattttatttatcttgatgtATTTTTCTGAAACAATTCCTTTTCAAGTGTGTGCTATTGCAACTAGAGAACATTTATGCCTCTCCATGTTTCTCTGATTTATCCTGTTTAAGGGAGGGAAAAATATTTTAGACTCGCACTAGTTTTATTATCATCTATGCAAATCTAAGCCAGAGAATTTAAACTACCAGGCTGGTCTTGTCACAACTCTCAGCACAAAGACAATTGTTTTTGGTGCAACAAATCCAAAGGGACAATATGATCCAGATCAACGTATCCTTCCTGTAAATTCTTGATACGATAATATAGAAGTCagataaacagatttgatcaaGTTCTTCTATCCTAGCAGTCACAAGATTTCAATCTTTGACACATGCTAGCTCTGTCTGTCAACACCACCCTTTCTGGACCATTGCTCAGCAGATTTGATATAGTTTTAGTCCTCTTAGACACGAAGAATCCACAGTGGGATGAAGTTGtttcatctcatattctttctgaGGTAATATGTTTTCATTCTGTGGTTGACAACTTGGACCGATGCTTCAACAAAGTATTAATTTCACCTATCTAAACTTTGCATGCTCTTCCATTTTCTCAGCATACGGAGCCTAGTAAAGGTGACTGTGACCGAAACTTGTCAGAGATTTGGCCTCTCGACATGCTTAGGAGGTAATATTTCTCGAAAGTAATAAGCATTTTAAGGATAAAATTGACATCAACCGTGTTGATGCTTCCATTACCATATCGCTCATGCTCATAATATTGGATCAACAGTTTTGCTTTTTCATCACACTTTAGCGCTTTTTGCTGATTGGTAATATCCAGTTGCTGAATTCATATGATTGCATCCTAGTTATGATAAACAAATGATAaacaaataatttgaaaattttcctTTGATGCAACTCTGTTCTTAAATTTGTTTACGCATGGAAGGCTTGTAACATGACAATGAAGCACAACTAATTTTCCAGGTACATACAATATGTGAAGGGTTACTTTAGACCAGTCCTTACTAAGGAGGCTGAAAAGGTTATATCTAGCTACTATCAACTTCAAAGAAGATCAGCCACTCAGAATGCAGGTTTGCATGTGCTAAATTGGACGCTTCATGACATTTTCGTTTCTATTCGTTGAGGTTGTTTACCTGAAATAATATCACAGCAAGGACAACTATTCGCATGTTGGAAAGTTTGATACGACTTGCTCAGGGTACCATGCTCAATCTAATAGATCTATTCCCAATTTGTGTTTCCATCTCCCTAACTTGTTAATTTGTTGAAGCGCATGCGAGATTGATGTTTAGAAATGAGGTTACTCGGTTGGATGCAATCACTGCCATCTTATGCATTGAATCATCCATGACTACATCAGCTATTGTGGATAATGCTGGGAATGCATTGCACTCCAATTTCACAGAAAACCCTGATCAAGAATGTATCCTTTTGGCAAATGCATTCTAAAAATGACAGCACAAGATATAAAGCTCCGTGTTTGCCAAATACTGAATGTAGAATATTTGAATAGCAGTGCCACTATGTATGAGGTAGTTTATTCTTGACTTGGACGTGCTACAGATGCCAAGCAAGAGAAACTAATCCTCGAGAAGCTAAGCTGCCTCGACGAACTTCCTCACACAAACATCATAGACGGTTGAAGCTGCAGGAGAAACATGAGGCTGGTTGGTTTTCCTGGATTTTGTGCAAAAGGTTGTAACTTGGCAATCGGAATCTTTTTTCTGGACTGCCATAACTTGCTGCCCAGTTGTTTCGTTCGTCAAGTTCTCCCTCTGTTGCCAAGTAATGGTGAACAATTTAAACGTCGCCATGGCGTCACATCTAATCTCAGCTCTGGAACATTGGCGATGAACATGAATCCGTGATGAAGTATATATGGTTCATATGTTATTTTTTTCCTTGAGGTAAATATTTTAATACATCTAATTGTATTATGTTCTAGGAGGAATGTATCTCCTGATTTAGCACAACTCAATCCAAGAAAAGTGAAGGGTGCAAATATTTATACATCACAAAgctgtgaaatgtgattttctTTTAAAAACTCATTATTACTAATATTTTTCCAGCATACATTTGGATTCGCTGTTGGGATTTCTATTCTCGTATCCAATAAAGTAgcgaaatttaaatttttttaataaatatcagatttttaaaGATATCAAATTTTATGTTAactattgcaaaaaaaaaaaaaaacattgtttttttaaagcaaaaaaagtaaagtaaaaaaaataaaaaattccaaaAGTGTAAGCAGATTTAGGAGTCAGTCGGATAAATTCAAAACTTCTTGATAAAAATCCATACGTTTTATATTGCGTTCACCAAACTTAAATCAAATAATAGAAATTTTCTGAATCAAATAATAACGATGCATGTTTATCTACATTATACTTTCAAGGCTTTATACCTCTTCCCCTTGGAAAAACTCATCACcttaaaacacaaaaaaataaaattatttaaaaatatagaaAATTTGACTCAAACatctttaaaaaatttaaaacatatcTATTTTTGCATGATATGAAGATTTTAAAGAGAAACTTAATTTGATGGCATCATATTtctatatctatactatatattaaAGATGTTCATGGCCACCAAATATATGTTTCTTATTTTACCCTTGGAAATTATGGATTACAATATAAGTgtcatattttataaaatatatgaatCAAACTCATTAAGtccaatatatatatgtatatatatatatttgtttaaaaaatgtCCAACGAAATAATAAGAGTGCAAAAGTAgcacaaaatatatttatacatatattcaAAGTAATAAACTCTaaaaaaattgagcaagtgCCCACACGAGAAGGTATTAATAATTTActactttaattattaattattaattataaaataaatatataactgcGATGAAATCAACAAACTAGTCAGGATGGCCGAGTGGTCTAAGGCGCCAGACTCAAGTTCTGGTCCTCTAACGAGGGCGTGGGTTCAAATCCCACTTCTgacattttctttttttttaaaaattaataattgttTTTTGGGTATCGAATTGTTTTTTGGGTATCGATTTCAGTAAAAGCCTCAACTTTTGTTTGCTTGATGGTGAATATGGATTGAATTCGTTGAATTGTATGCCAGAAATCCAGTTACTATGGCGGCTGCAACCTTATTCTCCACTCTCACTCGGTAAAACCTTCGTTTGCATACATTATTGCGCATTTATTTTACTGAATTCGCTGAAATTTTCTCTGTAGAAATGCACGTGGATGCAGCAGAATTTTGCTCAGACCCTTTTCTTCAAGCACCGAAGCTGTTATAATTCACGGAGGAAACGCAGATGGTGgcggagaagaagaagatgaagaaaagGACGATTTGAGGAGTAGAATTTTCAGGGTTAGGCTGCCAAAGAGAAGTGCCACCAATGTTCTACAGAAATGGGTCAACGAAGGTCGCGATGTTACAGTTTCTGAACTCAGAAATATCTCCAGAGATCTCAGTAGAtcacatcgatacaagcatgCCCTCGAGGTCTGTAATTATTGTTCTTAAAAAAAgtatattctttttttttttttttttgcgttaTATGAATTGCGCAAGATAGGCAAAGGTGAAATGTGCTTCTTGTGTTTCTTATTATTGTTTCAGCTCAAGAAAGTTTTTTGTTGACTTGATTTGTGTTGGGAATTTGATATAATGATTGACAGATCATGGTTCTGAATGTGCTTCTTGCTTTGAGTTTAATGTATTTGTAAGAATGTGGAGGATGAGGATTGCGCATTTGCAGTGCAATGGTGTGACTGCACGAGATCCAGGCAGTCACCCTAAAACAAATTTCGAATTTTTATTGGTTTATATGTGAGTTTAGTACTTTAACTGGACGAGGAGAATCATCTTTGATCTTTCCTGTCAGATTTTTGTGATAATTTAACTAGTTCATCTGATGTAATCTTGTTATCTTTTAAGGTAGTGGAACCGAATTGTAAAATCGGTAGCTTCATCTGAATTGCTAGCAGTCAGGGTTGCTTGTCTTTGTTTGGCAATGTGTTTATAGTCccttttgaaaaatgaatttGGTTCAGACATAATGATTTaacctgaaataatatgtggCCAGCACCCCGGCCTGCAAATCTTCGTTTGCTCAAAATCTCACTTCTTGTATAGTAACATGACAATATTAGGTTCGGTGGAAAAAAACAGGTTAGAATAAGGTCGTTGAGATTTTTATCAAGTACCTGCTctttaggctcaagatgaaagCCTTCTGCTGAAGCTTGAAAATATGAACACATCTGATGTTGTAGATTTTTATAATCTTGCAGGTATCTGAGTGGATGGTCAGTCATGAAGAGTTTCAGCTGTCTGACTCAGACTATGCAGTCCGTATCGATCTGATGACCAAAGTCTTTGGCATTGATGCTGCTGAACGGTACTTTGAGAGGCTGCCTCTGTCGGCAAAAACTAGTGAAACCTACACTGCTCTCCTCCACTCTTATGCAGGATTGAAGCTGACTGAAAAGGCAGAGGAATTCTACAAAAAAATGACAGGGGAAGCAAATCTTTCCTTGAACGCCATCGCTTACAACGAACTAATGACTTTGTATATGTCTGTGGGGCATTTAGAAAAGGTACCACGAATTATCGAGGAAATGAAACGCCAGAACATTGCGCCCGATCTTTTCACCTACAATCTTTGGGTAAGTTCTTGTGCTGCATCTCTCAACATCGATGAGGTGAGAAGGGTTCTTGATGAGATGAGTCTTGATCCGGGGTGCAATAAAAGTTGGCTTAGATACAGAAAACTTGCAGACATTTACCTTATATCTAGTCGTTTAACAAATTTGGATTCCAACGCCATGGTTGAAAGTGAGAAGGATATTACACAGAGAGAACTGATATcttatgattttttaattattctTCACGGTGGTTTGGGGAACAAAGATAAACTCGATCAAATTTGGAAATCTTTGAGTATAACGAGGCAAAAGTTGACCGGAAGAAACTATGTTTGTGTTCTTTCTTCATATCTGATTCTTGGACATTTGAAAGAGGTGGGTGAGATAATCGATCAGTGGAAGGAATCTTCAACTTCCGCATTTAATAGCTCCATGTGTAGTAAACTTCTGGAGGCATTTGAGGATGTGGTTCTGACAGATGAAGCAAAGAGTTTTCAAAAGTTGCTTGGTGAAAAGGGGTGTGTTCTGATGGATGAAACGCATTGAGGGTTGTGGAAAGTTTCCAGCTTCATGTGTTTATTGCGGTGTCATTTTTCTCTTTGAAAAAACTATAGAATAGCTGCattaataatatttgatatcGATGAGGAATTACCTCTGATCTTGTGTTTTACCGCCGCGGTTCATTCGTATTTATGTCGAATGAGATTTGTATATCGCAATCGTTTTCACCTGGAGTTGATGCCTTAGAGATGGCAGGATAGGTCAATACTACATCCATCGCTCTCAGTTATGAAATGGACTGGTTTGATTTTCTTGGACACAGAATGAACTCAAGTCCCTATTCTTTTTGGCCAAGTACgataaaacacacacacacacattaaaCTCTTATACAAAGATTGAATAGCACTGGAGTTTGTTGATCTTGTGATAAAGTTGTCTTCTTGAAGAGGTTACAATTCATCCCATCAAAGTTGTGTAACTACATAAAGGTAAATTGCATCCATATCCCTTGAAGTTACGTTTCATTCCTCCACCGGGGCTCTTTTAATTAATGAAGTTAAGATTTAACcaattactattttttttaaattttaattaatgaaGATAAGATTTAACcaattactattttttttataaaaaaaaaaaagtcatgtGTAACTATATAAAGATACTTTTAATACTTCAACATAATTTTCAGTCATTGAATTAGGATCCCAAAAATTGGACCTACTAGTATTTTTGTCCTCAAAAGAGAATTCACAGAACCTTGATGGCCAAAATTTGATTGGTCAAAGGTTCCAAGATCTGGGCCGTCAAATTTTTTAAGGTCATGAAGGTTATCTAATGGTGGTAGGCCTAGTAATCGGAACTATGATTTGTgatgaattattattattattattattattgaaaaagTATCTGACATAATTGAATTATCATAATGacaaatatatcattttttgaacattttaagaaaaaattacaatgaaattgaaattttttcttttatgtgaatttttttactatttaatatacaaaaaatttataacttttaTTCTTATTATAGCTAAcgaaacattaattaaataagagGATCtggtttaaattattgttttaaataataaaatccatTTTAAATTATTGCTTTTTTACATTAATTATAAAGCACAATATAAATAAATGTTCAACTTTAAAAGCAAAATCTCAAtgaaacatattatttttttaaaaaaaattatcaatgaaACATATATAATTGGTGTTAGATTCTGATTCCAACTTTACCAACACCGTGTGGAGCTTTGTTACTTAAATATCTCAGCAAGACATAGTGGTCCTCCGTTTACTCGCATCCACAAATTTATAAACTAAAAATCTAAAATGGGTATTAAATTAGAAATTATTGATTTAACCGGTATAATATATTAATCTAAAGGTATTTCTTTTTAGTTAATTTGAATTAttcttgttaattttttttatatataagatAATAATTATTAACCGATCATTTATAGGATAAAATAGAgtagaaaaatatttaaaccgATTTCTATTTCGTGGTAAGCAATCAAAGTCAAGTTGTTTAAGTATTGTTATCAATTTTATAAGCTATTTTTACatgtaaatatttgattttctcTAATCTTAAGTCTTAACTAATGTAAAAGTAAAAAAGGTagatatttattttgatttatcAAATTGAAGAATGTAAAATCGTAGGtgtaatttttgttttgaaaggtaaaatttgtaatattattatgaataagaTAAATCGTCCATTACAACTTTAACCAACCAAAATGAAAAATTTCCTAACTCTCAAAAAAGGGGAGGGGGAAGAAAGAGCAAAAAAAGCGATATTGTGCGCGATCATATTCACCGTTCTCCTATTATATTGTAGCTTTATGCTTGGACGACTAGTAATAATGGTCTTGATTTCTTCAGCTAAAACTCCAATATAGCTAAGATCTTTCTCTGGTTTGGCGACTGCTTGCACCGTCAttagaaaatcaaaatatatttcaTAAATCTCTATTCCACGCTTCGGAGGTGTAAAATCTTGCACTTTTGTTTTTGCCAAAAAATCAATGAACTAGGTTGAGGGGTGATCACAATACAGTTTGAACGATTTTTTTCCTTCTTAAAATCAAACCGCGCGAATTGTCATGTACGGTTcgatttgaatgatttttgtaaGTTGCGATTTTTCAATAAAAACTTAATGCATGGTTTCGGTCGGTTTCGGACGGTTTCGGACGGTTAtgtgtttttaaaatatatatataagtaaacTAATTAAAAAGTAATAAATTCAACCTTCAAACATAAAAAGCAATATAGGTAATAGAAAATACAACACCtactaattttattaaaaaaatatagcaTAAATGAAATTATAAAAGTATGAAATGAGTGATTAATTAGAAAATCACGTTTAGCGGCTAAAGTTAATTTCTAATCGCATTTCATTTTCATGTATAATGTGATAGAGTAGATGGATTTATCTTTGTTTATGAAGTTAAGGTcctaaataaattttgcaaaacTTGAGAAGATTTAAAAATTTGAGAGTAGCTAAGAAACAATGACTAACAAAAGAAGTAGAAATAAAATGAAAGTTTGTTTATTTTACTAACttatagttttttaaaaaacaatagtAACtaagatttattttaaatataaaataaaaattatattgtgtatcatcattaataattttttttaatcaaattatGCGGTGCGGTCAAGCGGTTTTCTCCTACAAAATGTCGCCACATCAATATATGCGGTGCGATTTGAGATTTTTTCTGAAACCGcagtttatttaaaaattttagataTATTGTGCGGTTCGGTTTAGTTCGGTTGGTTAATACGGTTCTCACGAAAATTTGATCACTCCTAATTGGCCGCCGACATTTTAGCTAGGAGGactatttttatgcatgatttttataGGAAGACTTGATCATCCTACTACTGTTATTTCGAATGTAAGTGTTTTATACTTGACTTCTTAATATAatcatcttatttattttttttaaaaaaaaacatgtataCACACATATTTGTATTCCGCTACATGCATTGTGTGCTTGTACGATGACGGTTTTTTTACATCAATTTTTGTACTTAGTTTGTAGAATGATGAAGCTTTGTAATTTGAATAAAGATAAATGTAATATAATAACTATAAAAATTGATAGGGGCTGAACAAGAATTTCATTGTACCACATACTAATATATACCCCAACTTTAATATTGTAACcgatatatagatatattaaTAACTCCATATTATATTTTCCTTATAAATtaatatgattttaatttaatGGTAGCCCTATCACACTCAACTTGGTCTTGACATGCCTTTGATCGTGTGAGTGTcggatataaattatatttacaaaaaaatttattctttcaGTATTTTTTGATTGTTGTATTAGAGGGTGTTTGACAaagcttaaaagctctttcaaacagcttataagctgttttagagcttttaagctctgaaAATGTGTTtggtaaaattttttaaaaacagcttataagctgtcaaaataagctgtttgacagcttataagctgtttttaaaaaagtaagaggggaggtacttttttaaaaaaaatcttattttaatatttcatatctctaaaatatccttgaatattttaataaatctctATCTTATCCTCCacttattaaatattaaatattattttaaaaaaattacaaatcacataaatttttttaaaaataaaatattaaaacaattttatttttttaatataggtttattctaaaactattttcgtatgtgtataactcaaaatattattttcatagaattatactctttttgataattttgacaataaaagatcttataataccaaacatatcaacatctttaagttatttaaaataagtttacccaaatactttaacaacttatttttaaaataagttctaacagcttataagctcgtaaaacagcttttaaactctaaaagcttataagctctttttaataaggTTAGCCAAATACCTTCTTAATCAAAAATAACATTTGACGTTGTAAATTGTACTTGGTTTCACGAGCCTGTCACCCCTAGTCTAACTTTTGTTACATAATCTTTTAGATGCAGAGTGAATGTTTGCCATACTGACAAGAATCTGTGCAAAACTTAACATCTGATTGGAAGCTTCGTATGCTTTCTTTAAAAGGTTATTTGCTAAGAATGTTAAGGTAAAAAAGTATAAAAGAATTACTCTTTCAAGAAAGAATATGAAAAGCTCGgtcttgatttgattgatacaCAGACAAAGAGTATCTGAATTTGATGGCCCTTTTTTTTCATCATCAGTGAAAAGATACAAAAACAGTGTTAGCCAGCCCATGCCATTACTCACAGCCTTGAAAATCAGTGCGAAACCCGACAATTTCCAGATAAATCCAATCAAATCCCATGTGGGATTCTTCCCCTTCTGCTTATTATCATCTACTAGTGGTGCTGTGTGCTCATTTTTCTCTGCACTTTTTTGTAGGATAAGGGCATTTTCTTGAATAACCTCTGTTGTTGTTTAGTTTCAGTTTTTTTTAGTTCGAGTCTTTCACTATGTGGGATTCAGAAAGTGAAGCTGGAGGGGTTCGAGATTACAGCAATGGAGTCCTGTCATCAAGCAAGACTGGAGTTAAGACTGATGGGTTTGAGCAGAGAGGGCAATCTTGGTGAGTGACGCTCATTTTCTTGAATTAAAAGCTCACTTTTTTCTTGAATGGTGTTGTATGTATCCCAGCAATTTCTTGGTGTGATTGATGTGTTGAAAGTATTGTGTTTTGTGTGAGTTTTTATGACATGACAACTCTTTTGTTTTGGTGGGGTTGAGAAGTTGTTTAACTTATGTTTGAAGATGTTAGAATTTTTGAAATGGGATCTTTTTGTGATGTTGTTGCAATAGGTATGTTGCTACTGATATTCCAAGTGATCTTTTAGTTCAAATTGGAGATGTTAGTTTCCATTTACACAAGGTAGAAGTTAACTCTTTCATTTTTTTACATGTTAGTTTCCTGTAACAATTTGTACAAGATTGAGTGATGTTTAATCTTTCTTCCTCGATAGTACCCTCTTCTTTCTCGAAGTGGAAAGATGAATCGAATAATATACGAATCGCGGGATGAAGAGTTGAACAAGATAAGCCTAGATGAGCTCCCAGGAGGCCCCGAGGCGTTCGAATTGGCAGCAAAATTCTGTTATGGAATAGCTGTTGATCTAACAGCAACGAATATCTCCGGTTTGAGATGTGGGGCGGAGTATCTTGAAATGACCGAGGATTTAGAAGAAGGGAATCTGATATTCAAAACAGAAGCTTTTCTAAGCTATGTGGTTTTATCTTCTTGGAGGGATTCTATTTTAGTGTTGAAAAGTTGCGAAAAGTTGTCACCTTGGGCGGAAAATCTCCAGATTGTGAGAAGATGTAGCGAGTCGATTGCTTGGAAAGCTTGTGCCAATCCCAAAGGGATAAGGTGGCAGTACACAGGAAAACCCCCTAGAGTTTCTAGTCCGAAATGGAATGAAATGAAAGATTCTAGCCCGAGTAGAAACCAGCAAGTGCCGCCGGACTGGTGGTTTGAAGATGTTTCCATTTTGCGGATCGATCATTTTGTTCGTGTTATCACTGCCATTAAGGTAAAGGGTATGAGGTATGAACTGGTTGGAGCTTCCATTATGCAGTATGCGACGAAATGGCTCTCAGGGCTGTTAAAAGAAGGACCTGCATCAGGTTTTAGTTTGGGGTTAGGCTCGGGATTCGGGTCTTCAGTCGAAGAGGGAAGTAATAGTACCAATGCAGATATGAGTAGCAGCAGCTGGAAAGGTGGACTGCACATGATAGTGGCTGGAAATAAAGAGGATATACCAATAGTTCAGGCCAAGGATCAAAGAATGATCATTGAGAGCCTCATAAGTATCATCCCACCACAGAAAGATAGCGTTTCGTGTAGTTTTCTTCTCCGGTTGTTGAGAATGGCAAACATGTTGAAAGTGGCTCCTGCTTTAGTTACCGAGCTTGAAAAACGAGTTGGGATGCAGTTCGAACAAGCCACCTTGGGTGATCTCCTCATACCTTCTTACAACAAGAACGAAACCTTATATGATGTCGACTTAGTGCAGAGGCTTCTGGAGCATTTCCTGATTCAAGAACAGGTGGAGAGTTCGAGCCCCAACACGCAGTCGTTTTCTGATATGAAAATGTATGATGGAGCTCAACGGGGGACGAATCCCAATGCGAAAATGAGAGTGGCAAGGCTTGTTGACAGCTATCTCACAGAAGTATCGAGGGACCGGAACCTGTCATTGACGAAATTCCAGGTCCTGGCTGAAGCCTT
Proteins encoded:
- the LOC140883767 gene encoding pentatricopeptide repeat-containing protein At5g09450, mitochondrial-like, whose product is MAAATLFSTLTRNARGCSRILLRPFSSSTEAVIIHGGNADGGGEEEDEEKDDLRSRIFRVRLPKRSATNVLQKWVNEGRDVTVSELRNISRDLSRSHRYKHALEVSEWMVSHEEFQLSDSDYAVRIDLMTKVFGIDAAERYFERLPLSAKTSETYTALLHSYAGLKLTEKAEEFYKKMTGEANLSLNAIAYNELMTLYMSVGHLEKVPRIIEEMKRQNIAPDLFTYNLWVSSCAASLNIDEVRRVLDEMSLDPGCNKSWLRYRKLADIYLISSRLTNLDSNAMVESEKDITQRELISYDFLIILHGGLGNKDKLDQIWKSLSITRQKLTGRNYVCVLSSYLILGHLKEVGEIIDQWKESSTSAFNSSMCSKLLEAFEDVVLTDEAKSFQKLLGEKGCVLMDETH
- the LOC140881236 gene encoding root phototropism protein 3 isoform X1 → MWDSESEAGGVRDYSNGVLSSSKTGVKTDGFEQRGQSWYVATDIPSDLLVQIGDVSFHLHKYPLLSRSGKMNRIIYESRDEELNKISLDELPGGPEAFELAAKFCYGIAVDLTATNISGLRCGAEYLEMTEDLEEGNLIFKTEAFLSYVVLSSWRDSILVLKSCEKLSPWAENLQIVRRCSESIAWKACANPKGIRWQYTGKPPRVSSPKWNEMKDSSPSRNQQVPPDWWFEDVSILRIDHFVRVITAIKVKGMRYELVGASIMQYATKWLSGLLKEGPASGFSLGLGSGFGSSVEEGSNSTNADMSSSSWKGGLHMIVAGNKEDIPIVQAKDQRMIIESLISIIPPQKDSVSCSFLLRLLRMANMLKVAPALVTELEKRVGMQFEQATLGDLLIPSYNKNETLYDVDLVQRLLEHFLIQEQVESSSPNTQSFSDMKMYDGAQRGTNPNAKMRVARLVDSYLTEVSRDRNLSLTKFQVLAEALPDFARTCDDGLYRAVDSYLKAHPTLTEHERKRLCRVMDCQKLSIDACMHAAQNERLPLRVVVQVLFSEQVKISNALANNTLKEAGESQYQPLISNRKTLLEATPQSFQEGWTAAKKDINTLKFELETVKAKYLELQNDMETLQRQLDKVTKPKSSSAWSSGWKKLSKLAKIAENGDDGTDQGPNPEQRKAPRRWRNSIS
- the LOC140881236 gene encoding root phototropism protein 3 isoform X2 — encoded protein: MNRIIYESRDEELNKISLDELPGGPEAFELAAKFCYGIAVDLTATNISGLRCGAEYLEMTEDLEEGNLIFKTEAFLSYVVLSSWRDSILVLKSCEKLSPWAENLQIVRRCSESIAWKACANPKGIRWQYTGKPPRVSSPKWNEMKDSSPSRNQQVPPDWWFEDVSILRIDHFVRVITAIKVKGMRYELVGASIMQYATKWLSGLLKEGPASGFSLGLGSGFGSSVEEGSNSTNADMSSSSWKGGLHMIVAGNKEDIPIVQAKDQRMIIESLISIIPPQKDSVSCSFLLRLLRMANMLKVAPALVTELEKRVGMQFEQATLGDLLIPSYNKNETLYDVDLVQRLLEHFLIQEQVESSSPNTQSFSDMKMYDGAQRGTNPNAKMRVARLVDSYLTEVSRDRNLSLTKFQVLAEALPDFARTCDDGLYRAVDSYLKAHPTLTEHERKRLCRVMDCQKLSIDACMHAAQNERLPLRVVVQVLFSEQVKISNALANNTLKEAGESQYQPLISNRKTLLEATPQSFQEGWTAAKKDINTLKFELETVKAKYLELQNDMETLQRQLDKVTKPKSSSAWSSGWKKLSKLAKIAENGDDGTDQGPNPEQRKAPRRWRNSIS